A genomic segment from Deltaproteobacteria bacterium encodes:
- a CDS encoding VOC family protein produces MFRLTGLNHLAFATGDMDGTIHYWRDLLGMRLVVAMGKPGYRQYFFEISPNDMVTFFEWPDVESVPYKRHGDPVNGPFIFDHVSFGVEKEEDLWELIDRLEAADFPVSDVIDHGFIHSIYTYDPNGIPLEFSHNVEGVDVRRRPVMADEAPSEVTREGSEPHRTFWPEVVEPTPEGERILTPGAGSELFPGGETG; encoded by the coding sequence ATGTTCCGGCTGACTGGTCTCAATCATCTGGCCTTTGCAACGGGCGATATGGACGGGACCATTCATTACTGGCGGGACCTCCTCGGGATGCGGCTGGTCGTGGCCATGGGCAAACCGGGATACCGGCAGTATTTCTTCGAGATTTCTCCGAACGACATGGTAACCTTTTTCGAATGGCCTGATGTGGAGTCCGTCCCGTACAAGCGGCACGGCGATCCGGTGAACGGTCCCTTCATCTTTGATCATGTTTCCTTCGGCGTCGAGAAGGAGGAGGATCTCTGGGAATTGATCGATCGGTTGGAGGCGGCGGATTTTCCCGTCTCCGATGTGATCGATCACGGTTTCATCCATTCTATCTATACCTATGACCCGAACGGTATTCCCCTCGAATTCAGTCACAATGTGGAAGGGGTCGATGTGAGACGGCGCCCCGTCATGGCCGATGAAGCCCCGTCGGAAGTGACCCGTGAGGGGAGTGAACCGCACCGGACCTTCTGGCCGGAGGTTGTGGAGCCGACGCCGGAAGGGGAACGAATTCTTACGCCGGGAGCGGGAAGTGAGCTCTTCCCCGGGGGAGAAACCGGTTAA
- a CDS encoding OsmC family protein produces the protein MTEQAELEGLESYKAKINPVTKGTVTWKEDLIFEARTQVGYDFEFDGRVQWGCAPTESLLLSLGGCMGIDVAMFLKKMRVELSSLKVELTGERNPTPPQYYKKIDITVRASGEGLNENKMKRAVKLSHEKYCSVYHSLRKDLEVNVHYVLE, from the coding sequence ATGACTGAACAGGCGGAACTGGAAGGTCTGGAATCTTACAAGGCAAAGATCAATCCCGTGACCAAAGGGACGGTCACCTGGAAAGAGGATCTCATATTCGAGGCGAGGACCCAGGTCGGGTATGATTTCGAATTTGACGGCAGGGTCCAGTGGGGGTGTGCGCCTACGGAGAGTCTCCTTTTGAGCCTGGGGGGCTGCATGGGAATCGACGTGGCCATGTTTCTCAAGAAGATGCGTGTGGAGCTGTCTTCCCTGAAGGTTGAACTGACCGGGGAGCGGAACCCGACGCCGCCTCAATATTACAAGAAGATAGATATCACCGTCCGTGCCTCGGGCGAAGGACTGAACGAAAACAAGATGAAACGGGCGGTAAAGCTCTCTCACGAGAAATACTGTTCCGTCTATCACTCCCTCCGGAAAGACCTGGAGGTAAATGTACATTATGTCCTGGAGTAG
- the cobB gene encoding hydrogenobyrinic acid a,c-diamide synthase (glutamine-hydrolyzing) — protein MKNQEHRPRILISAPHRSSGKSTISIGLSAAFRERGVSVQPFKKGPDYIDPMWLTRAAGRECRNLDFFMMGEESIRRTFAAAGRDAGLSLIEGNMGFFDGLDLEGTDSTAALARLLRVPAILVVNTRRMTRGIAPLVLGHQQFEPGTPVAGVILNRIRGARHEKKLREALVRYSGIEVVGAIPDDQGLLIEERHLGLTPVKENLSLPPVVEKLSGAVSAHVDLDRVLEIARSAPEIAGEKEEPDFFPEPDVRIGVAMDPAFTFYYPENLSALRRAGAGLVPFNTLKDHTLPDVNALYIGGGFPEVFMEALEKNSLLRGAIREAVEEGLPVYAECGGLMYLTRSITYRGEKRAMVGVLPCDVEMHERPMGHGYVILETTGKASWLTPRKAVHAHEFHHSKVVNLGKVDFAYRMVRGRGVAGRLDGILHKNVLAAYTHLHAGGDPRWAVEFCAFVRETGFALPPGH, from the coding sequence ATGAAAAATCAAGAACACCGACCCCGCATCCTGATCTCGGCTCCCCACCGGAGTTCGGGGAAGTCCACGATCTCCATCGGGCTTTCCGCCGCCTTCCGGGAACGGGGGGTGTCGGTGCAGCCCTTCAAGAAGGGGCCGGACTATATCGATCCCATGTGGCTGACGAGGGCTGCCGGACGGGAGTGCCGGAACCTCGACTTTTTCATGATGGGGGAAGAGTCGATCCGGCGGACCTTTGCAGCGGCCGGCCGGGATGCCGGCCTCTCTCTCATCGAGGGGAATATGGGGTTTTTCGACGGTCTGGACCTGGAGGGAACCGACAGTACGGCGGCTCTTGCCCGTCTCCTGCGGGTTCCGGCGATCCTGGTGGTCAACACCCGGCGGATGACCCGGGGGATTGCGCCCCTCGTCCTGGGGCACCAGCAGTTTGAGCCGGGGACCCCTGTGGCCGGGGTGATTCTCAACCGGATCCGGGGCGCCCGCCATGAGAAGAAGTTGCGGGAGGCCCTCGTCCGTTACAGCGGTATCGAGGTGGTGGGAGCGATTCCCGATGATCAGGGGCTTTTGATCGAGGAGCGTCATCTGGGCCTCACTCCAGTGAAGGAGAATCTTTCTCTGCCGCCGGTGGTGGAGAAACTTTCCGGGGCCGTGTCCGCCCATGTTGATCTTGACCGTGTCCTGGAGATCGCCCGGTCCGCTCCGGAGATTGCAGGGGAAAAGGAGGAACCGGATTTTTTCCCCGAGCCGGATGTGCGGATCGGGGTTGCCATGGACCCGGCCTTTACCTTTTATTATCCCGAGAACCTTTCCGCGCTGCGCCGGGCCGGGGCCGGTCTGGTCCCGTTCAACACGCTGAAGGATCACACACTGCCGGATGTTAATGCCCTTTATATAGGCGGCGGTTTCCCTGAGGTCTTTATGGAGGCGCTGGAGAAGAACAGCCTCCTGCGCGGGGCGATTCGGGAGGCGGTTGAAGAAGGTCTCCCGGTCTATGCCGAGTGCGGAGGCTTGATGTACCTGACCCGGTCCATCACCTACCGGGGGGAGAAAAGGGCGATGGTGGGGGTGCTTCCCTGTGATGTGGAGATGCACGAACGCCCCATGGGGCATGGCTATGTCATTCTGGAGACGACGGGGAAGGCGTCGTGGCTGACTCCCCGGAAGGCGGTCCATGCCCATGAGTTTCATCATTCGAAGGTGGTCAACCTGGGCAAGGTCGATTTTGCCTACCGGATGGTCCGAGGACGGGGGGTGGCGGGCAGACTCGACGGGATCCTCCATAAAAATGTCCTGGCTGCCTATACCCATCTCCATGCAGGAGGTGATCCACGCTGGGCGGTGGAGTTTTGCGCCTTTGTGCGGGAAACAGGGTTTGCCTTGCCGCCGGGGCACTGA
- a CDS encoding CBS domain-containing protein, with the protein MNVKELIREGNHTIYSIGKDGSVAEAIEQLVEHEIGALIVTDNGKPVGVFSERDVLTTWVRKGDRMFRDIKVQEVMTGNMIVVEPKDDLCYVMNVMVKNRIRHLPVVEDHHLVGVLSIRDVVKTQVTNLQAENHYLKEYITDKYPG; encoded by the coding sequence ATGAATGTCAAAGAACTGATCAGAGAGGGGAACCACACGATCTACTCCATCGGCAAGGACGGGAGTGTGGCCGAGGCCATTGAACAGCTGGTGGAACATGAAATCGGTGCGTTGATTGTAACGGACAATGGAAAACCGGTAGGGGTTTTTTCGGAACGGGATGTGCTTACGACCTGGGTCCGAAAGGGCGACCGGATGTTCCGGGATATCAAGGTCCAGGAGGTGATGACGGGCAACATGATCGTGGTGGAACCGAAAGATGACCTGTGCTACGTGATGAATGTCATGGTCAAGAATCGGATTCGTCACCTTCCTGTCGTGGAGGATCATCATCTGGTCGGCGTCCTTTCCATCCGGGATGTGGTGAAGACGCAGGTGACCAATCTGCAGGCCGAAAATCATTACCTGAAAGAATATATCACCGACAAATATCCCGGTTAA
- a CDS encoding FAD-dependent oxidoreductase translates to MVEQYDLVIIGGGPAGMAAGVFAARYRLKTIILEKSVVGGQPAVAERIENFPGFPELDGWDFATRLEKHVTSLDVPILESGEVRGVEPDGKGYRVVANKGSYETKTVLVATGGRSRLLGVPGEEKFSRRGVHYCAQCAGFGYEGKRIAVVGGGESALLGALYLSGIGREVFLLHRREGFRGEKVLQERIDAAEKIRQIRGTVVEEILGEKTLSGICLRNVKSGERTTLEVDALFVYVGCVPNTAFINAEKDAKGFLRVNLAMETTLPGVFACGNAVREDAQIISAMGEGAVAVLSAAEYITAHLDI, encoded by the coding sequence ATGGTGGAACAGTACGACCTGGTGATTATCGGGGGCGGGCCGGCGGGGATGGCGGCAGGCGTCTTTGCCGCACGTTACCGGTTGAAGACGATCATCCTCGAAAAGTCGGTCGTCGGCGGTCAGCCGGCGGTGGCCGAGCGGATTGAGAACTTCCCCGGTTTCCCGGAACTCGACGGGTGGGATTTTGCGACCCGGCTGGAAAAACATGTTACAAGCCTCGATGTCCCGATTTTGGAATCGGGCGAGGTCCGCGGAGTTGAGCCGGACGGGAAGGGGTACCGGGTCGTCGCCAATAAGGGAAGTTACGAAACAAAGACGGTCCTTGTGGCGACGGGCGGCCGTTCGCGGCTTCTCGGCGTGCCGGGAGAGGAGAAATTCTCCCGCAGGGGGGTCCACTATTGTGCCCAGTGTGCCGGCTTCGGCTATGAGGGAAAACGGATCGCCGTCGTCGGGGGAGGGGAGTCGGCCCTTTTGGGGGCGCTCTATCTTTCCGGGATCGGCCGGGAGGTTTTCCTGCTTCATCGCCGTGAGGGATTCCGGGGGGAAAAGGTCTTGCAGGAACGGATCGATGCTGCGGAGAAGATCCGGCAGATCCGAGGAACCGTCGTTGAAGAGATCCTTGGGGAGAAGACCCTCTCCGGGATTTGCCTCCGAAACGTCAAAAGCGGTGAGCGGACGACCCTCGAAGTGGATGCCCTCTTTGTTTATGTCGGCTGCGTTCCCAATACCGCTTTTATTAATGCCGAAAAGGATGCAAAGGGCTTTCTCCGGGTCAATCTCGCGATGGAGACTACCCTTCCCGGTGTCTTTGCCTGCGGGAACGCGGTCCGCGAAGATGCCCAGATCATCTCCGCCATGGGCGAAGGGGCCGTGGCGGTCCTCTCCGCTGCGGAATACATAACGGCCCACCTCGATATATGA
- a CDS encoding NAD(+) kinase codes for MKIGIIVKPRLEAGEVLRSLLFYLRQRDVEIFLDPETAGLIGEPGSCPKSEIPSRVDLIAVLGGDGTLLSVARLIGARDVPIFGVNLGSLGFLTEVTLDELYPTLDRVIAGEVDLDERIMLTASVIREGEKISSDSVLNDIVINKSALAKIIDLAAYIDGKHIANFKADGLIVSTPTGSTAYNLAAGGPIVQPGMHSIIINPICPHILTNRPVVVRDASEIEIVLKSENTEVHLTLDGQVGFSLRGEDVIRIVKADHTLRLISVPGKNYFDVLRTKLKWTER; via the coding sequence GTGAAAATCGGAATCATTGTAAAACCCCGCCTTGAGGCAGGGGAGGTTCTGCGGAGTCTCCTGTTCTACCTTCGTCAACGAGACGTGGAGATCTTTCTCGACCCGGAAACGGCGGGCCTGATCGGAGAGCCCGGATCCTGCCCGAAGTCCGAAATCCCCTCCAGGGTCGATTTGATTGCCGTTCTGGGAGGGGACGGTACCCTCCTGAGTGTGGCCCGCCTCATCGGCGCCCGGGATGTGCCGATCTTCGGGGTCAATCTCGGCAGTCTCGGCTTCCTGACGGAGGTGACCCTGGATGAACTCTATCCCACCCTTGATCGTGTGATCGCCGGAGAGGTCGATCTTGATGAGCGGATCATGCTCACAGCCTCCGTCATTCGTGAGGGGGAGAAGATCTCCAGCGATTCCGTCTTGAACGACATTGTCATCAACAAGAGCGCCCTCGCCAAGATCATCGATCTGGCCGCCTATATTGACGGGAAACATATCGCGAACTTTAAGGCCGACGGGCTGATCGTCTCCACTCCCACCGGTTCCACGGCCTACAACCTGGCGGCAGGCGGACCCATCGTTCAGCCCGGCATGCACTCCATCATCATCAACCCCATCTGCCCGCATATCCTGACCAACCGTCCCGTGGTCGTGCGGGACGCAAGCGAGATCGAGATTGTCCTTAAATCGGAGAACACGGAGGTGCATCTTACCCTCGACGGGCAGGTTGGTTTCTCCCTCCGGGGAGAGGATGTCATCCGGATCGTCAAGGCGGATCATACCCTCCGGCTGATCTCCGTGCCGGGGAAGAACTATTTTGATGTGCTGCGGACCAAGTTGAAATGGACGGAACGCTGA